The proteins below are encoded in one region of Sulfitobacter sp. SK012:
- a CDS encoding LysR family transcriptional regulator: protein MDRLTEMEAFATVVDQGGFTDAAKKMGISKSAVSKHVSSLEARLGARLLNRTTRRVSPTEIGLAYYDRARRVLNDAGEADALVTSMQSAPSGLLRISVATDFGVNHLSPVLSEFLGDFPDITVNMVLNNRYVELISEGFDMAVRIGELEDSSLRARKLTETTKRMIASPEYFEKYGRPEKIDDLNDHKLLHYSNQSSGNVWKLTAPSGEKRQVRTAGWLSVNDGQSLLNAAISGLGIAYLPSFLYSEAMEKGLIEDAIPELPLETQGIYAVYPPGRFTQPKVRAFIDFLVHSFAEKGPSDW from the coding sequence ATGGACCGCCTGACGGAAATGGAAGCGTTCGCCACAGTTGTGGACCAAGGTGGCTTTACCGATGCCGCAAAAAAGATGGGCATCTCTAAGTCAGCTGTGTCAAAGCACGTGTCTTCGCTCGAAGCCCGTCTGGGTGCACGGTTGCTTAACCGCACCACTCGCCGTGTCTCGCCCACTGAAATTGGCCTAGCATATTATGACCGCGCCCGCCGCGTTCTGAATGATGCAGGCGAAGCCGACGCACTTGTAACATCCATGCAATCGGCACCCTCCGGGCTGCTGCGCATCAGTGTTGCGACTGACTTTGGCGTCAACCATCTATCGCCGGTACTATCTGAATTCCTTGGGGATTTTCCAGATATCACCGTCAACATGGTGCTGAACAATCGCTACGTTGAGTTGATCTCTGAAGGCTTCGACATGGCCGTACGCATTGGCGAGCTGGAAGACAGCTCTCTGCGGGCTCGCAAATTAACCGAGACGACCAAACGCATGATCGCCTCGCCAGAATATTTCGAGAAATACGGCCGCCCTGAAAAGATCGACGACCTGAACGATCACAAGCTGCTGCATTACTCCAACCAATCTTCCGGGAATGTTTGGAAACTGACCGCGCCTTCGGGTGAGAAACGACAGGTACGCACCGCTGGTTGGCTTTCGGTCAATGACGGGCAATCCTTGCTAAACGCCGCGATCTCTGGCCTTGGCATCGCTTACCTCCCCAGCTTTCTATATTCAGAAGCGATGGAAAAGGGTCTCATCGAAGATGCCATTCCTGAACTTCCACTGGAAACCCAAGGCATCTATGCCGTCTACCCACCGGGCCGTTTCACACAGCCCAAGGTCCGCGCATTCATCGATTTCTTGGTTCACTCCTTCGCCGAAAAAGGTCCGAGCGACTGGTAA
- a CDS encoding OmpA family protein: MIRFAGLLGTTLALSLAATSLLALEFELPAAARQTAVRDTNPDRYAAPTGVFANGVVPTVLIEGDIRRGAWRIDTPGLTSLQIMRPLRDQLEAAGLRIILDCAAAECGGYDFRFAAETLPGPNMYVNIRAYQVITAVQGRTDAPSEVITILASTSASSAYVQIIQASSQERGAVDVRPVATPYPQGVADLGDLAEQLLGRGHMVLGSLEFGSGSADLGPGPFANLAKLAALLEARPKLRVALVGHTDSVGGLDVNISLSRKRAQSVRRRLVEAYDVDPARMEAEGMGYLAPVASNLDPSGRDANRRVEVILLSEN; the protein is encoded by the coding sequence ATGATCCGATTTGCTGGCCTCTTGGGTACGACTCTGGCGCTTAGTCTAGCGGCGACATCGCTTTTGGCGCTAGAGTTCGAATTGCCGGCCGCGGCGCGGCAAACGGCGGTGCGCGACACCAACCCCGATAGATATGCGGCTCCAACTGGCGTCTTTGCAAATGGGGTGGTTCCGACCGTTCTGATAGAAGGCGATATCCGCCGTGGCGCATGGCGTATTGATACGCCCGGCCTGACATCGTTGCAGATCATGCGCCCTCTACGCGATCAGCTTGAAGCGGCAGGGCTCAGGATTATTCTGGATTGTGCGGCGGCAGAATGCGGCGGCTATGATTTCCGCTTTGCGGCCGAGACGTTGCCGGGCCCCAACATGTACGTCAACATTCGCGCTTATCAAGTCATTACTGCGGTCCAGGGTCGCACGGATGCGCCCTCGGAAGTGATTACAATTCTGGCCAGCACCTCGGCGAGTTCGGCTTATGTACAGATCATTCAAGCCAGCTCTCAAGAAAGAGGTGCGGTTGATGTGCGTCCAGTTGCGACGCCATATCCGCAAGGCGTCGCTGACCTTGGCGACTTGGCCGAACAACTTTTGGGTCGAGGGCATATGGTGCTTGGTAGCCTTGAATTTGGCAGTGGCAGCGCGGACTTAGGGCCGGGACCTTTTGCCAATCTGGCAAAGCTTGCGGCCCTGCTTGAAGCGCGCCCGAAGCTGCGGGTAGCATTGGTGGGGCATACCGATAGTGTTGGTGGTCTGGACGTGAATATTTCCTTGTCGCGCAAGCGTGCGCAATCTGTGCGGCGCCGTTTGGTCGAAGCGTATGACGTAGACCCAGCTCGGATGGAGGCGGAGGGAATGGGATATCTTGCCCCTGTCGCGTCGAACCTGGACCCGTCCGGCCGGGATGCGAACCGGCGCGTCGAGGTTATCTTACTCAGCGAAAACTAA
- a CDS encoding peroxidase-related enzyme (This protein belongs to a clade of uncharacterized proteins related to peroxidases such as the alkylhydroperoxidase AhpD.), translated as MSNEMPTALNLPMVDPLPEQTQKYFDVCTEKLGMVPNVLKAYAFDMAKLDTFTAMYNDLMLGDSALSKLEREMIAVAVSAVNKCYYCLVAHGAAVRQLSGDPALGEALVMNYRVAKIDTRQRAMLDFAVKLTQASATVEEQDREALRAVGFSDRDIWDISSVAGFFNMTNRVASGVDMRPNEDYHAQAR; from the coding sequence ATGTCTAATGAAATGCCCACCGCCCTGAATCTGCCAATGGTCGATCCACTGCCCGAGCAGACGCAGAAGTACTTTGACGTTTGTACGGAAAAGCTCGGGATGGTGCCTAATGTACTCAAGGCCTACGCATTTGATATGGCCAAACTCGATACATTTACCGCGATGTACAACGATCTGATGCTAGGAGATTCCGCGCTCTCCAAATTAGAGCGTGAGATGATTGCGGTGGCCGTGTCGGCGGTGAATAAATGCTACTATTGCTTGGTTGCACATGGTGCTGCAGTTCGACAGCTTTCGGGGGATCCAGCGTTGGGTGAAGCGTTGGTTATGAATTACCGCGTGGCAAAAATTGACACGCGCCAGCGGGCGATGCTGGATTTTGCCGTCAAGCTGACCCAAGCTAGCGCCACGGTTGAAGAGCAGGACCGCGAAGCACTTCGTGCGGTCGGATTCTCAGATCGTGACATCTGGGACATTTCTAGTGTGGCGGGGTTTTTCAACATGACAAACCGAGTGGCCAGTGGTGTCGATATGCGTCCCAACGAAGACTACCACGCGCAGGCGCGATGA
- a CDS encoding GNAT family N-acetyltransferase: MPDAHQLYDVTEGTWPPARRVQVGPFVCRDGQGGGKRASAATASGPVDGADIGLAEEAMRDLNQRPLFMIREGDKELDGLLEARGYEAFDEVMLYVAPTTLLTDVLIPPVTAFAVWEPLAIMAEIWADGGIGPARLDVMARAKVKTSILARWNEKPAGVAFAGVHDGVAMVHAVEVVPHQRRQGVAEWIMRAAAFWAQEQGAAHLSVLCVTQNTAANALYTKLGFARAGRYHYRQPTE, from the coding sequence ATGCCGGATGCTCACCAGCTTTATGACGTGACAGAGGGTACCTGGCCTCCGGCGCGACGCGTGCAGGTGGGCCCTTTTGTCTGTCGCGACGGCCAAGGTGGGGGCAAACGCGCGTCCGCGGCGACTGCCAGCGGCCCGGTCGACGGTGCAGATATCGGACTTGCCGAAGAGGCGATGCGCGATCTCAATCAACGCCCACTTTTCATGATCCGTGAGGGTGACAAGGAATTGGACGGGCTGCTTGAAGCGCGCGGGTATGAGGCGTTTGATGAGGTGATGCTTTATGTCGCCCCGACCACGTTGCTGACCGATGTTCTGATCCCGCCAGTCACCGCTTTTGCCGTCTGGGAACCGCTCGCGATCATGGCCGAGATTTGGGCAGATGGGGGCATTGGTCCTGCACGCCTTGATGTGATGGCGCGTGCAAAAGTCAAAACAAGCATCCTCGCGCGGTGGAATGAAAAGCCAGCTGGTGTTGCCTTTGCAGGGGTCCATGACGGCGTTGCAATGGTTCACGCGGTTGAGGTTGTGCCTCATCAACGCAGGCAAGGCGTGGCCGAATGGATCATGCGTGCGGCGGCCTTTTGGGCGCAAGAACAAGGAGCAGCACATCTGTCGGTGCTGTGTGTGACGCAAAATACTGCGGCCAATGCGCTTTATACCAAGCTGGGCTTTGCGCGCGCAGGCCGCTATCATTATCGCCAACCCACTGAGTGA
- a CDS encoding competence/damage-inducible protein A, which translates to MANPTAAMLVIGDEILSGRTRDANMHYLAGQLTEIGVDLKEVQIVGDEPGTIVAAVQGLSSRFGVVFTSGGIGPTHDDITADCMAAAFDQTIDVRDDARAILATHYAKSGTELNTARLRMARIPQGATLIDNPVSAAPGFTVKNVHVMAGVPSVFQAMVASVLPTLTGGEPLISQTVTIHRGEGDIAGPLGALALAYPTLSMGSYPFQRDGKYGAHIVVRGTDVQMIDEAIAKLEAVFA; encoded by the coding sequence ATGGCGAATCCTACGGCAGCAATGCTGGTTATCGGCGATGAAATCCTGTCGGGGCGCACACGGGATGCAAACATGCACTACCTTGCTGGGCAACTGACTGAGATCGGCGTGGACCTCAAAGAGGTGCAGATTGTCGGTGATGAACCCGGCACGATTGTAGCAGCGGTGCAGGGTCTGTCTTCGCGCTTCGGCGTTGTTTTTACTTCTGGAGGGATCGGCCCGACCCATGATGACATCACCGCTGATTGCATGGCAGCTGCGTTTGACCAGACAATCGATGTGCGCGACGACGCGCGCGCAATTCTGGCCACGCATTACGCAAAATCAGGGACAGAATTGAACACGGCGCGGTTGCGGATGGCGCGGATACCTCAGGGGGCGACGTTGATCGACAACCCCGTTTCGGCCGCACCCGGCTTTACCGTCAAGAATGTGCATGTGATGGCCGGGGTGCCATCGGTGTTTCAGGCGATGGTTGCGAGCGTGTTGCCAACATTGACGGGTGGCGAGCCTCTGATCAGTCAGACGGTGACAATCCACCGAGGTGAAGGTGATATTGCAGGCCCATTAGGTGCGTTGGCGCTGGCCTATCCAACTTTGTCGATGGGCAGCTATCCCTTTCAGCGTGATGGCAAATACGGCGCGCACATTGTGGTGCGTGGCACCGATGTGCAGATGATTGACGAGGCGATTGCCAAGCTTGAGGCCGTTTTTGCATGA
- the sfsA gene encoding DNA/RNA nuclease SfsA, which yields MRFQTELVPARLIRRYKRFLADCTLEDGREVVAHCANPGSMKGLADPGMRIWLEPNDDPKKKLKYGWRLVDHENGHFTGVDTSLPNRVLRAALMAREVPPLANYNTVRPEVKYGENSRVDFLLTEPSLPDAYVEVKSVTLNRTPGLAEFPDSVTARGAKHLAELAKVARQGHRAVLLYLVQRTDCSEVAMASDIDPTYAAAHAAATSAGVETLCIGTYIDPQGISLSSPLALRRPRG from the coding sequence ATGCGCTTTCAAACCGAACTTGTCCCCGCTCGCCTTATCCGGCGCTATAAACGCTTCCTTGCGGATTGTACGCTGGAAGACGGTCGCGAAGTTGTGGCCCATTGCGCCAACCCCGGGTCGATGAAGGGACTCGCGGATCCAGGTATGCGGATCTGGCTGGAACCCAATGACGACCCTAAGAAAAAGCTCAAATACGGCTGGCGATTGGTCGACCACGAGAATGGCCATTTTACCGGTGTGGATACCAGTCTGCCAAACCGGGTGCTCCGCGCGGCCCTGATGGCTCGGGAAGTCCCACCGCTTGCCAACTATAATACAGTGCGGCCAGAGGTGAAGTATGGCGAAAACTCTCGCGTAGACTTCTTACTGACGGAACCTAGCCTGCCCGACGCCTATGTCGAGGTCAAATCTGTGACATTGAACCGCACTCCCGGCTTGGCGGAGTTTCCCGATAGCGTGACTGCGCGCGGGGCCAAGCACCTCGCTGAATTGGCAAAGGTCGCGCGGCAAGGCCATCGCGCCGTACTTTTGTATCTCGTACAGCGCACCGATTGCAGCGAAGTTGCAATGGCCAGCGATATCGACCCGACCTATGCCGCTGCCCATGCGGCTGCGACGTCTGCGGGGGTAGAAACGCTGTGCATTGGCACCTACATTGACCCACAAGGTATTTCGCTAAGCTCCCCTCTGGCCCTTCGGCGGCCCCGAGGGTAG
- the map gene encoding type I methionyl aminopeptidase → MSETHRGRQTKDGIRIYDPSDFAGMHVAGRLAATILDEVAAHVFVGQTTGEIDRIIEEKVNAAGAKSATIGYKGYKHASCISVNHVVCHGIPGDKKLKDGDILNIDVTVIVDGWFGDTSRMYVAGKLARKPERLIEVTHEALMRGIEVVKPGNTFGDIGHAIQAFVEGNRMSVVTDFCGHGLGRVFHSPPNVLHYGRPGTGSVLEPGMFFTIEPMVNLGRAETKTLADDWTAVTRDKSLSAQYEHSIGVTEDGFEIFTLSPSGMFHPTYTKSD, encoded by the coding sequence GTGAGCGAAACACACCGTGGCCGCCAGACCAAAGACGGCATCCGCATTTACGACCCTTCAGATTTCGCCGGCATGCATGTCGCCGGACGTCTTGCAGCGACCATTTTGGATGAGGTCGCGGCACATGTCTTTGTGGGCCAGACCACCGGAGAGATTGACCGCATTATCGAAGAAAAGGTCAACGCTGCTGGGGCAAAATCAGCGACGATTGGGTATAAGGGGTACAAGCATGCCAGCTGTATTTCGGTCAATCATGTGGTCTGTCATGGCATCCCGGGTGACAAAAAACTCAAGGACGGCGACATCCTTAACATCGACGTGACCGTGATCGTGGACGGGTGGTTCGGGGACACCAGCCGCATGTATGTGGCCGGAAAATTGGCGCGCAAACCAGAGCGGTTGATCGAAGTGACCCACGAGGCGCTGATGCGCGGCATCGAAGTGGTCAAGCCGGGCAATACATTTGGTGACATTGGACACGCGATCCAAGCCTTTGTCGAAGGCAACCGCATGAGTGTTGTCACAGACTTCTGTGGCCACGGATTGGGCCGGGTCTTTCACTCGCCGCCCAATGTGCTGCATTACGGCCGTCCCGGCACCGGATCTGTGTTGGAACCCGGCATGTTTTTCACCATCGAGCCGATGGTCAATCTTGGCCGGGCAGAGACAAAAACCTTGGCTGACGATTGGACGGCGGTAACCCGCGACAAATCGCTTTCCGCACAATATGAGCATTCCATCGGCGTGACCGAAGACGGGTTTGAGATTTTTACGCTTTCACCGTCCGGTATGTTCCATCCGACCTACACCAAAAGCGATTAA
- the rsmD gene encoding 16S rRNA (guanine(966)-N(2))-methyltransferase RsmD has protein sequence MRIIAGTNRGVPLADVGKGDAAAHLRPTSDRVRESLFSMLTHHNVISGARVLDLFAGTGALGLEALSRGARHVSFVENGRVAQRLIGENVEKLRVQDQVKLLRANATDLPGCDGGPFDLVFLDPPYGKSMGQAALESALKGEWIAEDAMIVWEESAPMRAPPGFTRLDARKYGDTHVTLLERA, from the coding sequence ATGAGGATTATCGCGGGTACCAACCGCGGCGTCCCCCTTGCCGACGTGGGTAAAGGCGATGCCGCAGCCCATCTGCGCCCGACATCTGATCGGGTGCGCGAAAGCCTATTTTCCATGCTGACCCATCACAACGTCATTTCTGGCGCACGGGTGCTGGATCTGTTTGCCGGCACGGGTGCCCTTGGTCTTGAAGCGCTTTCGCGGGGTGCGCGCCACGTCAGTTTTGTCGAAAATGGACGTGTAGCGCAGCGCTTGATTGGCGAGAACGTGGAGAAGTTACGCGTACAAGATCAGGTGAAACTCCTGCGCGCTAATGCAACGGATTTGCCGGGCTGCGATGGCGGCCCGTTTGATCTGGTTTTCCTTGACCCACCTTATGGCAAGTCAATGGGGCAGGCAGCTTTGGAAAGCGCCCTAAAGGGGGAGTGGATTGCTGAGGATGCGATGATCGTTTGGGAAGAGAGCGCTCCGATGCGGGCACCACCGGGTTTTACCCGACTTGATGCCCGCAAATACGGGGACACTCACGTTACGTTGTTGGAACGCGCTTAA
- a CDS encoding NAD(P)/FAD-dependent oxidoreductase, whose amino-acid sequence MRHIVVVGAGQAGSSCVAKLRNDGFDGKVTLIGAEPVPPYQRPPLSKAYLLGDMALERLYLRPESFYSEHDIDLRMGRPVSHLDIDARKISISSETFEYDELVLTTGSVPNRLPGAIGGALEGVHVVRDLSDVDAMSPRFIKGTRVLIVGGGYIGLEAAAVASKLGLKVTLVEQSERILQRVAAPETSDFFRDLHTKHGVDIREGVGLDHLQGEVNVTGAMLNDHSELAVDFVIAGVGIRPGTGLAETAGIEIKNGIKVDAHGRTSAPHVWAAGDCTSFPYRGGRIRLESVPNAIEQAEVVAANLMGAGKEYVAAPWFWSDQYDVKLQIAGLNTGYDRVITRRTDADSLSIWYYRGDDLLAVDAMNDPRGFMVGKRLIEGGKSPDPTAIMDPSTDLKALLRA is encoded by the coding sequence ATGCGACATATCGTTGTGGTTGGTGCCGGACAGGCTGGATCCTCTTGCGTGGCAAAGCTGCGGAATGACGGGTTTGACGGCAAGGTCACGCTGATCGGTGCTGAGCCTGTACCCCCTTATCAGCGCCCCCCCTTGTCCAAAGCATATCTGCTGGGCGACATGGCGCTTGAGCGCCTTTATTTGCGCCCAGAGAGCTTTTATTCCGAGCATGACATCGATTTGCGCATGGGCCGCCCCGTCAGTCATCTAGACATCGACGCGCGCAAAATCTCCATCTCGAGTGAGACGTTTGAATATGACGAACTGGTCCTGACAACAGGGTCTGTGCCCAACCGGTTGCCCGGTGCAATTGGCGGCGCGCTTGAGGGCGTGCATGTGGTGCGGGACCTGTCAGATGTCGATGCCATGTCTCCCCGCTTTATCAAGGGCACACGGGTGTTGATCGTCGGTGGTGGCTATATCGGACTGGAGGCGGCCGCGGTCGCGTCCAAGCTTGGTCTGAAAGTCACATTGGTTGAGCAGTCCGAGCGTATTTTGCAGCGCGTGGCCGCCCCTGAGACGTCTGATTTCTTTCGCGACCTGCATACCAAGCACGGCGTTGATATCCGCGAAGGTGTCGGCCTTGATCATTTGCAGGGTGAGGTCAATGTGACTGGTGCCATGCTGAACGATCACTCGGAGCTTGCCGTTGATTTTGTGATCGCGGGTGTTGGGATTAGGCCCGGTACGGGTTTGGCGGAAACAGCCGGAATCGAGATTAAAAACGGGATCAAGGTTGATGCGCACGGCCGCACCAGTGCGCCGCATGTCTGGGCCGCTGGGGACTGTACGTCGTTCCCATATCGTGGTGGGCGCATCCGATTGGAAAGTGTGCCGAACGCGATTGAACAGGCCGAGGTTGTCGCGGCAAATTTGATGGGCGCAGGCAAGGAATATGTCGCAGCCCCTTGGTTCTGGTCTGATCAATACGATGTCAAACTTCAGATCGCTGGCCTGAACACCGGCTATGATCGGGTGATCACGCGGCGCACGGACGCGGATAGTTTGTCGATCTGGTATTACCGAGGCGATGACTTGCTTGCCGTGGATGCGATGAATGACCCGCGCGGGTTCATGGTCGGCAAACGTCTGATCGAAGGTGGAAAATCGCCTGATCCGACTGCTATCATGGACCCTAGCACTGATCTAAAGGCATTGCTGCGCGCATGA
- a CDS encoding peroxiredoxin, which produces MTISQGDTLPDATLVELGADGPAPVKMSDKINGRKVVIFAVPGAYTPTCHSAHVPSFVRTKGQFDAKGVDEIICVSVNDPFVMKAWGEATGATAAGITMLADAESEFTNALGMAFDAPPAGLIARSKRYAMLVENGKVTLWQPEENSGVCEISGGESLLANM; this is translated from the coding sequence ATGACAATTTCTCAAGGCGATACGCTACCTGACGCGACACTTGTTGAACTGGGCGCAGATGGCCCCGCGCCAGTCAAGATGTCCGACAAAATCAATGGCCGGAAGGTTGTAATTTTTGCGGTACCTGGTGCCTATACCCCTACATGTCATTCCGCCCACGTGCCCAGCTTTGTGCGCACCAAGGGCCAGTTTGATGCCAAAGGCGTAGACGAGATTATCTGTGTTTCGGTCAATGACCCCTTCGTCATGAAAGCTTGGGGCGAGGCGACAGGTGCCACAGCTGCCGGGATCACAATGCTGGCGGATGCAGAATCCGAATTCACCAACGCTCTCGGCATGGCGTTTGACGCGCCTCCCGCTGGCCTCATCGCGCGCTCAAAGCGCTACGCGATGCTGGTTGAAAACGGCAAAGTGACCCTTTGGCAGCCTGAAGAGAACTCGGGCGTCTGTGAAATCTCAGGCGGCGAAAGCCTTTTGGCAAACATGTAA
- a CDS encoding mechanosensitive ion channel family protein yields MQQLLSAEIWQGKTLSDLFSFEFIASAAGSVLGAVLILLLGWTISVWAQRRIQKIGKANKHLDEMLFNFLASFARYLILAFTAMFVLNTFGVETTSIVAIIGAAGLAIGLALQGTLSNVAAGVMLILFRPIKIGDFVEVAGKMGTVVDISLNFTELADLSNVQVIVPNAGVWGATITNYSTNDTRRAEWTFGVGYGANLKIAEQIIRDTIMADSRAKSDPEPFVQVTNLGDSSVDFLVRVWCDASEFFGFHADMTRQVKEALDAGGVDIPFPTRTIVQTSG; encoded by the coding sequence ATGCAACAACTATTGAGTGCCGAAATCTGGCAGGGCAAAACTCTGTCTGACCTATTTTCGTTTGAATTTATTGCCTCTGCTGCGGGCTCCGTATTGGGGGCCGTGCTAATTCTTTTGCTGGGGTGGACCATTTCTGTTTGGGCGCAGCGGCGTATTCAAAAAATAGGCAAAGCCAACAAACATCTTGACGAAATGCTGTTCAACTTTCTGGCTTCGTTCGCGCGCTATCTTATATTGGCCTTTACGGCGATGTTTGTTCTCAACACATTTGGTGTCGAAACAACGTCCATTGTCGCGATCATTGGTGCGGCAGGTTTGGCGATTGGCTTGGCGCTTCAGGGGACACTCTCAAACGTGGCGGCAGGCGTCATGTTGATCCTTTTCCGGCCAATCAAAATTGGAGATTTCGTTGAAGTCGCAGGGAAAATGGGCACTGTTGTCGATATCAGCCTAAACTTCACCGAGCTTGCCGATTTGAGTAACGTACAGGTTATTGTCCCCAACGCCGGCGTTTGGGGCGCAACAATCACCAATTATTCCACCAACGATACCCGTCGTGCGGAATGGACGTTTGGCGTTGGATACGGTGCCAATCTCAAGATCGCCGAGCAGATTATCCGTGACACGATCATGGCTGATAGCCGCGCCAAGAGCGATCCAGAGCCTTTCGTTCAGGTAACAAACCTTGGCGATAGTTCCGTCGATTTTCTGGTGCGAGTTTGGTGCGACGCGTCCGAGTTTTTCGGATTTCACGCCGATATGACGCGTCAGGTCAAAGAAGCTTTGGACGCAGGTGGGGTCGATATTCCGTTCCCGACACGCACGATTGTTCAAACGTCCGGCTAA
- a CDS encoding 4a-hydroxytetrahydrobiopterin dehydratase has product MTEKLSTETRSTLLDPLIEGGWSIVEDRDAITKQYKFADFADAFGWMTRVAIWAEKWNHHPEWENVYNRVKVTLTTHDVDGLSALDVKLARKMDGLRG; this is encoded by the coding sequence ATGACAGAGAAACTGAGCACCGAGACGCGCAGCACACTGCTTGACCCGCTGATCGAGGGCGGCTGGAGCATTGTGGAGGATCGTGATGCGATCACCAAACAGTATAAATTTGCTGATTTCGCCGATGCTTTTGGGTGGATGACCCGTGTTGCCATCTGGGCTGAAAAGTGGAATCACCACCCAGAATGGGAGAACGTCTATAACCGCGTAAAAGTCACATTGACGACCCACGATGTCGATGGATTAAGCGCACTAGATGTCAAGTTGGCCCGCAAAATGGACGGTCTCCGAGGGTAA
- a CDS encoding GNAT family N-acetyltransferase, whose protein sequence is MNDQQVEISIIPSLADISAAEWDTCACPEAAEGARARDPFTTHRFLKALEDSGSVGPGTGWQPQYLTARIDGVLIGVAPLYAKSHSQGEYIFDHNWAHAYERAGGQFYPKLQIAVPFTPATGRRFLTRPGFEEAGLAALVQGAIQLTENNGLSSLNVTFCTEDEVQRAEAYGLMARKSQQFHWLNRDYADFDGFLGDLNSRKRKTIRKERQTAQGFGGTIETFTGNQIEPEHWDAFWHFYQDTGARKWGQPYLTRAFFDIAHEVLRDDIALVLAKRDGHWIAGALNFIGAEALFGRYWGCREHHSCLHFELCYYRAIDIAIAMGLKTVEAGAQGEHKLARGYLPTSTWSLHWMRDPGFGRAVADYLGAERAAVDQEIEILTDYGPFKKIEVEEQE, encoded by the coding sequence ATGAACGATCAACAGGTCGAAATTTCGATAATTCCTTCGCTTGCTGACATATCGGCGGCGGAGTGGGATACGTGCGCCTGTCCCGAAGCGGCTGAAGGCGCGCGCGCGCGTGATCCCTTTACCACCCACCGATTTCTCAAGGCGCTGGAAGATAGCGGCAGTGTAGGCCCAGGCACTGGCTGGCAGCCGCAATATCTAACTGCCCGGATTGATGGTGTGTTGATCGGCGTCGCACCGCTTTATGCCAAGTCGCATAGTCAGGGTGAGTATATCTTTGACCATAATTGGGCGCATGCTTACGAACGGGCAGGTGGCCAGTTTTACCCCAAGCTGCAGATTGCCGTGCCATTTACTCCCGCGACAGGACGACGGTTTTTGACCCGCCCTGGGTTCGAGGAGGCAGGGTTGGCTGCTTTGGTACAGGGTGCCATCCAACTGACAGAGAACAACGGGCTTTCTTCTTTGAATGTGACATTCTGCACGGAGGATGAAGTGCAGCGGGCAGAGGCATATGGCCTGATGGCGCGGAAGAGCCAGCAGTTTCATTGGCTCAATCGAGATTATGCAGATTTTGATGGATTCCTTGGCGATCTAAACTCACGAAAGCGCAAAACTATCCGCAAGGAACGCCAGACTGCGCAGGGTTTTGGTGGCACGATTGAAACCTTCACGGGCAACCAGATCGAGCCTGAGCATTGGGATGCGTTTTGGCATTTCTATCAAGACACAGGTGCGCGCAAATGGGGGCAGCCCTATCTGACGCGCGCGTTCTTTGACATCGCGCATGAGGTGCTGAGGGACGACATCGCACTGGTGTTGGCAAAGCGTGACGGGCACTGGATTGCTGGCGCGCTGAACTTTATCGGAGCTGAAGCGTTATTCGGCCGGTATTGGGGCTGCCGTGAGCATCACTCCTGCCTGCATTTCGAGCTGTGCTACTATCGCGCAATCGATATCGCGATTGCGATGGGCCTCAAGACCGTTGAGGCGGGTGCGCAAGGCGAGCACAAATTGGCGCGGGGGTATTTGCCAACCTCAACATGGTCGCTCCACTGGATGCGTGATCCGGGGTTTGGCCGCGCGGTTGCAGATTACCTGGGTGCAGAACGGGCTGCTGTGGACCAAGAGATTGAAATACTAACGGACTACGGGCCATTTAAGAAAATTGAAGTGGAGGAACAGGAATGA